Proteins from a genomic interval of Desulfitibacter alkalitolerans DSM 16504:
- a CDS encoding DUF6612 family protein — MNTNARKIGLLIIIGVLTLLLAAPSAIAGNQVSLSLNGQTIEADVYVEKGVSYISVKSLAKLPGITIEQEGYVPLRQFFEARGGEVSWDAKNNQVVISWREKADGWTADELVVKSTELLQEANTYRMKGTALMSISVSGAGEVPQLPQMEMLMEGVFQQEPLAMYMKQSMNLSGDTGELTPDELAVLGLDGAVVTEMVWLDNAIYQKMPHFDQWVVQDLAGMDMMGELNNLIQASPQQSLEMMRQFGIIYIFGEDAVIDGREYYTVKNYVDSATFKKVMEELLGGFELSESEQEEMTAVNREIQMAFEAMLDTMEATYYVVTYINKETLLTERMVFEMDMKYSLPGMSPESPMSFAMNMKGDYELYDFETEIQLPDVSNAMTQRELYEQMINMME; from the coding sequence ATGAATACTAACGCAAGGAAAATTGGCCTGCTGATAATTATAGGTGTTTTGACTTTATTATTGGCGGCTCCGTCAGCCATTGCTGGTAATCAGGTAAGTCTGTCATTAAATGGCCAAACAATTGAAGCTGATGTTTATGTAGAAAAGGGAGTAAGCTACATTTCAGTAAAATCCCTGGCCAAGCTCCCTGGGATCACCATTGAACAAGAAGGCTACGTGCCCCTTCGCCAGTTCTTTGAAGCCAGGGGTGGGGAAGTAAGCTGGGATGCCAAAAATAACCAGGTTGTGATTTCCTGGAGAGAAAAGGCTGATGGTTGGACTGCTGATGAGCTGGTTGTTAAATCAACTGAGCTTCTTCAAGAAGCAAATACATACAGAATGAAGGGTACTGCACTAATGAGCATTAGTGTTTCTGGAGCAGGGGAGGTTCCTCAATTACCACAAATGGAAATGCTCATGGAAGGTGTATTTCAGCAGGAACCGCTAGCCATGTATATGAAACAGTCTATGAACCTTTCCGGGGATACAGGGGAACTAACACCTGATGAACTGGCAGTGTTAGGCTTAGACGGTGCAGTGGTTACAGAAATGGTCTGGCTTGATAATGCAATCTACCAGAAGATGCCCCATTTTGACCAGTGGGTTGTTCAAGACCTTGCTGGAATGGACATGATGGGGGAATTGAATAACCTTATTCAGGCTTCGCCTCAACAATCCCTGGAAATGATGCGTCAGTTTGGCATAATCTATATTTTTGGAGAAGATGCAGTAATTGACGGCAGGGAGTACTATACTGTAAAAAACTATGTAGATAGTGCAACCTTTAAAAAGGTCATGGAGGAATTGTTGGGGGGCTTTGAGCTTTCCGAGTCCGAGCAGGAGGAAATGACAGCAGTTAACAGGGAAATCCAAATGGCCTTTGAAGCCATGCTTGATACCATGGAGGCAACCTACTATGTTGTTACCTATATTAACAAGGAAACCCTATTGACTGAACGTATGGTTTTCGAAATGGACATGAAGTATTCATTACCTGGCATGAGTCCAGAGAGTCCTATGAGCTTTGCCATGAACATGAAGGGTGACTATGAGTTATATGACTTTGAAACAGAGATCCAACTGCCTGATGTAAGCAATGCCATGACACAAAGGGAATTATATGAGCAGATGATTAATATGATGGAGTAA
- a CDS encoding S-layer homology domain-containing protein, giving the protein MFYLRLIRFMTILLVLMAAAGVGLAVPPDYLGGVYNEYEYEEWVFISGEPIKFIGTVTVTEPERGTRTSLTNTYRFTLRPADNLIQGKLDRTMSYITTFTDRPDKGQTLGQTKVSNYRETIELKGDKYVLADFFFSKSDVIDNRPASTYYLGNITGKKIYNINNNQGRVTIDISGGNVGYENFWGKTETQIIDYVINSQRQVLVKGEEDEEDTMKDAAWGGSYRVQASDSTHKNLIYTESAPNLISFDGGHIRITNREMVSMYEYNMPRMDNGIPHASGRDRGVLQLSKKFVPKLESLIVPKFRDVGGHWSEDNIRRMYSLDVFDNVDQYFLPDVPMTRVEFTKGIIRACSIKVQPNAMVEERPTRRTRYAEPEDDLSPFKDVSSTDPDFNYVMAALERGIIKGVSNIEFGPNNPLTRAQAVTILVRALGFESKAPKPGFRTQFNDDARIPNWARDSVYVAREIGLVHGDAANNFNPNQVMTRAEAAAMLTRFLEFLEKDLQRDYRENIILFN; this is encoded by the coding sequence ATGTTTTATCTAAGGCTTATTCGTTTTATGACAATACTATTGGTGCTAATGGCTGCTGCAGGAGTTGGTCTGGCAGTACCTCCTGATTATTTGGGTGGGGTATATAACGAATATGAATATGAGGAATGGGTCTTTATAAGCGGCGAACCTATCAAGTTCATAGGCACTGTTACCGTTACTGAACCTGAAAGGGGGACCCGAACGTCACTTACAAATACCTATCGTTTCACATTAAGGCCGGCGGATAACTTAATACAAGGTAAGCTTGACAGGACCATGTCCTACATAACCACCTTTACCGACAGGCCTGATAAGGGGCAAACCCTAGGTCAGACTAAAGTGTCTAATTACAGAGAAACCATCGAACTAAAGGGTGACAAATATGTTCTGGCCGACTTTTTCTTTTCCAAATCAGATGTGATAGATAATAGACCTGCCTCAACTTACTATTTAGGTAATATTACAGGCAAGAAAATATATAACATCAATAATAATCAAGGCAGGGTAACCATTGATATATCCGGCGGCAATGTGGGCTATGAGAACTTCTGGGGTAAGACTGAAACCCAGATAATAGATTACGTTATTAATTCTCAAAGGCAGGTCCTTGTAAAGGGCGAGGAAGATGAAGAGGATACCATGAAGGATGCAGCCTGGGGAGGCTCCTACAGGGTACAGGCATCAGACAGTACACATAAGAATTTAATTTATACTGAAAGTGCTCCAAATCTGATCAGCTTTGATGGAGGACACATTAGGATAACCAACAGGGAAATGGTTTCAATGTATGAGTATAATATGCCTCGAATGGATAATGGCATACCCCATGCCAGCGGAAGGGACAGGGGAGTGCTGCAGCTGTCAAAGAAGTTTGTACCCAAACTGGAAAGCCTCATTGTACCCAAATTCAGGGACGTTGGAGGTCACTGGTCTGAGGATAATATACGTCGGATGTATTCACTAGATGTTTTTGATAATGTAGACCAGTATTTTCTGCCAGATGTGCCAATGACAAGGGTAGAGTTTACAAAGGGAATTATCAGGGCATGCAGCATCAAGGTTCAGCCTAATGCCATGGTAGAAGAAAGACCAACGCGGAGAACAAGATACGCTGAGCCGGAAGATGACCTGTCCCCCTTTAAAGACGTGAGCTCTACTGATCCAGACTTCAATTATGTAATGGCTGCCCTTGAGAGGGGAATAATTAAGGGGGTATCCAACATTGAGTTTGGACCCAACAATCCCCTAACACGTGCCCAGGCTGTGACTATTCTAGTTAGGGCCCTGGGCTTTGAGAGTAAAGCACCAAAACCTGGCTTTAGAACCCAGTTTAATGACGATGCTAGAATACCAAATTGGGCCAGGGATAGTGTTTATGTTGCACGAGAGATTGGCCTGGTTCATGGTGATGCGGCAAATAACTTTAATCCCAACCAGGTTATGACACGTGCTGAGGCTGCAGCAATGCTTACAAGGTTTTTAGAGTTTTTGGAAAAAGATCTGCAGAGGGATTACAGGGAGAATATCATACTCTTTAATTAG